GCTTGACCGCGCAGCGACCTACCGCGAACTCGTGGGCAAGCCTGTCATGGTTGTCGACGCAGAGCAGGGGATGTAGAGATGCGCATTGTTGATATGCAAGGCATCACCAAGACTTTCAACCAGGGCACAGAAAATGAGCTGACGGTGCTCCACGGCGTGGATCTCACCATCGAGGACGGGGAGTTCGTCTCCATCGTGGGTATGTCGGGCTCGGGCAAGTCAACGCTGATGAACATCATCGGGCTTCTCGATCGGCCTTCCACCGGCACTTACACCCTGGGCGACCTGGATGTGCTGGACGCCAACGACGAGGAGCTGGCGGAGCTGCGGTCCCAGAACATCGGCTTTGTGTTCCAGAACTTTAACTTGGTGCCCAGGATGTCGTCGCTACGCAATGTGGAGATGCCGATGATGTACGCCGGAGTTCCCGCGGGCACTCGCACGGCTCGCGCCGAGGACCTGTTGGCCAAAATGGGTATGGGCGAGCGCATGGGACACGACCCTTCCGAGCTTTCCGGCGGCCAGAAACAGCGCGTCGCTATTGCGCGGGCGATGGCCAATGAGCCCTCGCTGATACTTGCCGACGAACCCACAGGCGCCCTCGATACCGCCACCGGGCGCATGGTGATGGATTTGTTCCACGAGCTCAACGCCGCTGGCACCACCATCGTGCTGATCACCCACAACCCGGAACTAGCAGCGGAAACCGATCGCGTCTTGACCATGCGAGACGGCCTATTCGAAAGCGAGGAGCGACCATGAACTTCACAGAATCCCTCCGCCTAGCCGCCTCCAGCCTGCGGGCAAACAAAATGCGCTCGCTGCTGACTTTGCTGGGCGTGATCATAGGTATTGCCTCGGTGATCGCGATTCTGACGATCGGCTCGGCGCTGCGAACACAAACGGTAGACGGCTTAGCCAACCTCGGTGCGGCTGACATTGCGGTGAGCGTGCAGCAGCGCGACGAAGACACCGACAACCCATACATGACCAGCTTCAAGCCAGAAGATTACCCGGAATCGCTGATCACCGAAGAGATGTTAGATCAAGCCACGGACACCCTGGGCGACAATCTGGCCGGGTATTCCATGTTTGAGGGCGACTTCACTTCGGGCGATCTCTCGGTGGGGACATCCGACACCGACACGACCTCGCTCACCTACATCGAGGGCGTGAACGAGAACTCGCTGCCCTACTCGGATATCAAGATCGTCGCTGGTCGTGGCATAGATGCCGAGGATGTGGAGAGCTCACGGGCGGTCGGGGTGATCTCGGAGAAAGCCGTCGACGAGCTCTTCAGTGGCGATACCGAACGAGCACTTGGCTCCGAGCTGCGCTTCGCGGCACCTGACTACGAAACCCCGATCTCCGTCGTTGGTGTGTACAGCTCCAGCTCGGGCGAGGGCATCATGGCATACGAGGATCCTCTATCGCGCGCGTATTTGCCCTACCCGGTCGTCCGTGAATTGGAAGACTTGCCTGAAGGGTTCGCGCGCGTCTCCTTCCGCCCCGCGCCGGAAGTCGACGCGAACGTCGTGCGCAGCCAGCTAGAGAAGTTCTTTGAGATCGCCTACGAGGGCGACGAAGAAGCCGAAGCTGCCGTTACCGACTTTTCCAACGACATGCAGCAGGTCAATGACGTGATCAACAACATATCGATGGCAGTCTCCGCGATCGCCGGTATTTCTTTGCTGGTCGGCGGCATAGGTGTGATGAACATCATGCTGGTGTCTGTGACCGAACGAACCCGCGAAATTGGCATCCGCAAGGCGTTGGGGGCCACCCGCGGAGCGATCAAACAGCAGTTCGTGGTCGAGGCAATGATGGTCTGTCTTCTCGGCGGCGTGATCGGTGTCGCGCTGGGCGGGTTGCTGGGATACGCGGGCTCGGCGGCGTTCGGAGCGGCTGGTCTTCCGCCGGTCAGCGGTGTTTTGATCGCACTGGCCTTTTCCCTGGGCATCGGTTTGTTCTTCGGGTATTACCCCGCCGCGAAGGCCGCGAAACTAGACCCGATCGAGGCTTTGCGTTACGAGTAGTCGTCGACAAGCGAACAATGGCTGCCGTTTATGGGCTGCTGATACCCTCTCAGCAGCGACAAACGGCAGTCTTTGTGCGCTGCCAGGCCTGCTATTGTAGCTACGTCATATTTATCTCCTATCAAAGGAGCCAGGCGTGGAGCTCGTTCGCCTTGTAAGCAAACATTCGCGTCCGTACACCGGCGCGATTATCGCGATCATTATTCTGCAAACCCTCAGCACAGCCGCCACGTTGTATCTGCCGTCGCTGAACGCACGCATTA
The Corynebacterium breve genome window above contains:
- a CDS encoding ABC transporter ATP-binding protein; translation: MRIVDMQGITKTFNQGTENELTVLHGVDLTIEDGEFVSIVGMSGSGKSTLMNIIGLLDRPSTGTYTLGDLDVLDANDEELAELRSQNIGFVFQNFNLVPRMSSLRNVEMPMMYAGVPAGTRTARAEDLLAKMGMGERMGHDPSELSGGQKQRVAIARAMANEPSLILADEPTGALDTATGRMVMDLFHELNAAGTTIVLITHNPELAAETDRVLTMRDGLFESEERP
- a CDS encoding ABC transporter permease → MNFTESLRLAASSLRANKMRSLLTLLGVIIGIASVIAILTIGSALRTQTVDGLANLGAADIAVSVQQRDEDTDNPYMTSFKPEDYPESLITEEMLDQATDTLGDNLAGYSMFEGDFTSGDLSVGTSDTDTTSLTYIEGVNENSLPYSDIKIVAGRGIDAEDVESSRAVGVISEKAVDELFSGDTERALGSELRFAAPDYETPISVVGVYSSSSGEGIMAYEDPLSRAYLPYPVVRELEDLPEGFARVSFRPAPEVDANVVRSQLEKFFEIAYEGDEEAEAAVTDFSNDMQQVNDVINNISMAVSAIAGISLLVGGIGVMNIMLVSVTERTREIGIRKALGATRGAIKQQFVVEAMMVCLLGGVIGVALGGLLGYAGSAAFGAAGLPPVSGVLIALAFSLGIGLFFGYYPAAKAAKLDPIEALRYE